Below is a genomic region from Deltaproteobacteria bacterium.
CGGCAGGCTCACCATCCTGAGCTGAGTCGAAGGACAAAGCTCGCAAAGAAAATCAAGAACCTTAACGCAGAGTTTCGCAGAGAAGTCCGGTGAGGGGAATATTCTCCCAAAGATTAAAGGTTTTCTCTGCGACCCTCCGCGATAGCACCTTGGAGAGGTGCCCTCCGCGTAACTCTGCGTTAGGCTTTTCCAGGTTTTTCCAAAACTCAAAACATAAATCTGAAACTGCAACTGAGGGAGAAATACTCATCATAGGTAAAACAAAAAATGTTTCTCTAATTTCCATAATTTGTTGGTCCAGTGCAATTCTATTTTACCTGTGGGGAATATTGATGTTGTCGTCCCAAGACAGTTTAAGTTCAGGACATAGCTACCTATTGACCGTAGGCGCTGTAATGATGTTTGGCTGGGCTTTCCTTCTGATATGGGCCGACAGAGATCACTACTATCGAAAAGGAGTCTTTTTTATCACTGCTTTGGTGGGAGTTGCTTTACTGTTTGCCCAGCTGTACGGTTATTTCATTGGCGCCCTTCCTGTAAAAATAACAATGGTGACCGGAACCTTGTTGTTTGCATTAGTTGCTCTTTTTGCACTCAGTTATTTTGTCGCAAAACAGGCAGGATGCTCAAAAAGATACAAGCAGCACCTTATCTTGAAGCACCTGCTAACCCGAATCTTCTAGTTCGTTTCACGCCCGCTCCCTGGGGTCGCTTAAGCCGTTAAGCCGTCCCTCGACAAGCTCGGGACCGTGAGCCTGTCGAACGGCAAAGCTCACAAAGTAAAAAACAGCGTGACCACTCCCAGGTCACCCCACAGGGTTCACAGGGTTACACAGGGTAAGGCGCATCCCTTCACCAAAGCTATTGAGACCCTGCAGCTGGAGATGAAAGCAAGCTTTCATCGCAAACTGAAGTGTCTCAACAGCTGATTTCAGAGAAATCCTTCTCCCCTTCGGCAGGCTCAGGGCAGGCCCACAGGGAGAAGTCCGGTGAGGGGAATATTCTCCCAAAGATTAAAGGTTTTCTCTGCGACCCTCCGCGATCCGCGATAGCACCTTGGAGAGGTGCCCTCCGCGTAACTCTGCGTTACAGCTTTTCCAGAACTCAACCCGAAAAAATAGTCAGGTTAATTTGAATTAACCCTGTGTACTCTGTGCACCCTGTGTTAATAAGTTAGCTTTTCCCAAAACCCTGCTTGTCGAGGGGAGCCCGTCGGACGACGCGGCGGTTGTCCATATAGGTTCTGACTGCTAGAATTATAGCTTCGATGGACGTTGGTGAGAAGGACAGGAGATTAAGATAAGGATTACTAATAACCATTGATAATCCGATGGATTCCATCACGCAAAGAAGGCGTATTAAAGTTTATCAGTAAGCCAACCCTGAAACCGCTCAGTCTCAAGTACGATAATAATTGGGCTTTATGCACTGGGCAGATTTTTTCGACCACTTTCAATTCCACGATCACAGCATCCTGTACTAAAAGATCAATTCTAAAACCAATATCAAATTTCATTTTCCCGTATTTTATGGGCAATCCAACTTGCGATTTTACATCTAATCCTTTGTTTCTCAGTTCGTAAACTAAACAAGCCTCATAGACGCTCTCAAGTAACCCTGGGCCAAGTTTAGTATGGACCTTCATGGCGGAATGGACGATCTGTCCACTATAATGATTTTGAAGATTAGCGCTCTTCGTTATTAGTTGATTCATGACACAAACCGAATTTGCAAAAAACCTGCCAAAAGAGTTGACTTGAATAAACCCCGTGGAACTCTGCGTACCCTGTGCACCCTGTGTTAATAAGTTAGCTTTTCCCCAAAACCCAGTCTGTAGGGATATTCAGTCTGATTTGATCTAACCCTGTGACACCCTGCGTACCCTGTGCACCCTGTGTTAATAAGT
It encodes:
- a CDS encoding GxxExxY protein; protein product: MNQLITKSANLQNHYSGQIVHSAMKVHTKLGPGLLESVYEACLVYELRNKGLDVKSQVGLPIKYGKMKFDIGFRIDLLVQDAVIVELKVVEKICPVHKAQLLSYLRLSGFRVGLLINFNTPSLRDGIHRIINGY